A window from Streptomyces syringium encodes these proteins:
- a CDS encoding SDR family oxidoreductase, producing MTQENRDNPAERYPRPEFPDQEQTPPGHTGRMDPRPDHGEDTYRGSGRLEGRRAVITGGDSGIGRAVALAFAREGADVLFTHLPEEDKDARETSALIEAAGRRATALPCDLREEGECHRVVDHAVREFGRIDVLVNNAAYQMGQPDGLEAITTEQFDRVLRTNVYAMFWLCRASLPHIPEGGSIINTTSVQAYKPSPHLLDYAMTKGAIVTFTQGLAGQLAERGIRVNAVAPGPVWTPLIPATLPDTASFGKQSPLGRAAQPAEMAPAYVFLASQEASYITAEILNATGGTPLP from the coding sequence GTGACGCAGGAGAACCGGGACAACCCGGCAGAACGCTACCCGCGGCCTGAGTTCCCCGACCAGGAACAGACACCGCCCGGGCACACCGGCCGGATGGACCCCCGCCCGGACCACGGTGAGGACACCTACCGGGGCAGCGGCCGGCTGGAAGGCCGCCGGGCCGTGATCACCGGTGGCGACTCGGGCATCGGACGGGCGGTGGCACTGGCCTTCGCCCGCGAAGGCGCGGACGTGCTGTTCACGCACCTGCCCGAGGAGGACAAGGACGCCCGCGAGACCTCCGCCCTCATCGAGGCGGCGGGGCGCCGGGCGACAGCCCTGCCCTGCGACCTGCGCGAGGAGGGGGAGTGCCACCGGGTGGTGGACCACGCGGTGCGGGAGTTCGGCCGCATCGACGTGCTGGTGAACAACGCGGCGTACCAGATGGGCCAGCCCGACGGCCTCGAAGCGATCACCACCGAGCAGTTCGACCGGGTACTGCGCACCAATGTCTATGCGATGTTCTGGCTCTGCAGAGCGTCCCTGCCGCACATCCCCGAGGGCGGCAGCATCATCAACACCACCTCCGTGCAGGCCTACAAGCCCAGCCCCCACCTCCTGGACTACGCCATGACGAAGGGGGCGATCGTCACCTTCACCCAGGGGCTGGCCGGGCAGCTCGCCGAACGGGGCATCCGCGTCAACGCCGTGGCCCCCGGCCCGGTCTGGACCCCCCTCATCCCCGCCACCCTCCCGGACACCGCGAGCTTCGGGAAACAGAGCCCGCTGGGCCGCGCGGCCCAGCCGGCCGAGATGGCCCCCGCCTACGTCTTCCTCGCCTCGCAGGAAGCGAGCTACATCACCGCCGAGATCCTCAACGCCACCGGCGGCACCCCGCTGCCCTGA
- a CDS encoding CBS domain-containing protein has translation MTTAREIMTEGAECVGAQESVLDAARKMTRMGVGALPICGTDDKLKGVLTDRDVVVKVLGAGKDPSAVKAGELAQGEAVTIGADDDAGEILRTMGSHKVRRLPVIDGHRLVGMVALADVARALPDRQVGDLLEALSTD, from the coding sequence ATGACCACAGCCCGCGAGATCATGACCGAAGGCGCCGAATGCGTCGGCGCCCAGGAAAGCGTGCTGGACGCCGCCCGGAAGATGACCCGGATGGGCGTGGGCGCACTGCCGATCTGCGGCACCGACGACAAGCTCAAGGGCGTACTGACCGACCGGGACGTCGTGGTGAAGGTCCTGGGCGCCGGCAAGGACCCCTCCGCCGTGAAGGCGGGCGAACTCGCCCAGGGCGAGGCCGTCACCATCGGCGCCGACGACGACGCCGGCGAGATCCTGCGCACCATGGGCTCGCACAAGGTACGCCGCCTGCCGGTCATCGACGGCCACCGCCTGGTGGGCATGGTCGCCCTGGCCGACGTCGCCCGGGCCCTGCCGGACCGCCAGGTCGGCGACCTGCTGGAAGCCCTGTCCACCGACTGA
- a CDS encoding glycosyltransferase family 2 protein — translation MTPPATPSGPAAPLGPAASPHSAVRVGVVVITRNRRERLLHTLDRLAALPERPPVTVVDNASTDHTAHAVRTRHPGVTLLTPGRNLGAAGRNVGAAALNTPYIAFADDDSWWEPGALAHAARLFDTHPRLALIAAATHVGPAGHPDPLNRLLATSPLGHAPDLPGPSVLGFLACAAVVRRDAFLAAGGFHPLLHFGGEETLLALDLAAAGWGLAHCPQVIARHDPDPGPRTGRTARLLRNELLTLWMRRPLPRALARTWALARACPADPDARSALAAALARLPAALARRRPLPPAVEHSLTTLETPPAPPPHPACPPAPHQGTTPRENTP, via the coding sequence ATGACACCCCCCGCCACACCCTCCGGTCCCGCCGCACCCCTCGGTCCCGCCGCATCCCCTCACTCCGCTGTCCGGGTGGGTGTCGTCGTCATCACCCGCAACCGCCGCGAACGCCTGCTGCACACCCTGGACCGTCTGGCCGCGCTGCCCGAACGCCCGCCGGTGACCGTCGTCGACAACGCCTCCACCGACCACACCGCCCACGCCGTACGCACCCGCCACCCCGGCGTCACGCTGCTCACCCCGGGCCGCAATCTCGGCGCCGCGGGCCGCAATGTCGGCGCCGCCGCCCTGAACACCCCCTACATCGCCTTCGCCGACGACGACTCCTGGTGGGAACCGGGCGCCCTGGCCCACGCCGCCCGCCTCTTCGACACCCACCCCCGCCTCGCCCTGATCGCCGCCGCCACCCACGTCGGCCCGGCCGGCCACCCCGACCCCCTCAACCGCCTCCTGGCCACCTCACCCCTGGGCCACGCCCCCGACCTGCCCGGCCCTTCCGTCCTGGGCTTCCTCGCCTGCGCCGCCGTCGTACGCCGCGACGCCTTCCTCGCCGCCGGCGGCTTCCACCCCCTGCTGCACTTCGGCGGCGAGGAAACCCTCCTGGCCCTCGACCTGGCCGCCGCGGGCTGGGGCCTGGCCCACTGCCCCCAGGTCATCGCCCGCCACGACCCCGACCCCGGCCCCCGCACCGGGCGCACCGCCCGGCTCCTGCGCAACGAACTCCTCACCCTCTGGATGCGCCGCCCCCTGCCCCGCGCCCTGGCCCGCACCTGGGCCCTGGCCCGTGCCTGCCCCGCCGACCCCGACGCCCGCAGCGCCCTGGCCGCCGCCCTGGCCCGCCTGCCCGCGGCCCTCGCCCGCCGCCGCCCCCTGCCACCCGCCGTCGAACACAGCCTCACCACCCTGGAAACCCCGCCCGCCCCGCCCCCGCACCCCGCATGCCCGCCCGCACCGCACCAGGGCACCACCCCCAGGGAGAACACCCCGTGA
- a CDS encoding glycosyltransferase family 2 protein encodes MSDPRTTVIVITHNRRDELLHTLDRLAALPERPPVTVVDNASTDHTAHAVRTRHPGVTLLTPGRNLGAAGRNLAARLATTPCLAFCDDDSWWEPGSLSGAADLLQAHPRLAAVTARILVHPAPTQAPPAPAEEPPAGAPFTPAEQPPAEQPPAEQPPAEQPPAEVPSAEPFEDPIVSELRHSPLPRPPWLSTPALGSFLAAATVVRTDAFRTAGGFSPRLWLGGEEELLAADLAAHGWWLTYADHLTAHHRPSPHRDTRLRRRHGIRNTLWSTWLRRSAPAALRRTAHLARTVPRDATSARAFAEAAAGIGWILRERRPVPRAVEDRLRLLDTPQKTSTARRYVG; translated from the coding sequence GTGAGCGACCCCCGCACCACCGTCATCGTCATCACCCACAACCGGCGCGACGAACTCCTGCACACCCTGGACCGTCTGGCCGCGCTGCCCGAACGCCCGCCGGTGACCGTCGTCGACAACGCCTCCACCGACCACACCGCCCACGCCGTACGCACCCGCCACCCCGGCGTCACGCTGCTCACCCCGGGGCGCAATCTCGGCGCCGCGGGCCGCAATCTGGCCGCCCGCCTGGCCACCACTCCCTGCCTCGCCTTCTGCGACGACGACTCCTGGTGGGAACCCGGCTCCCTCAGCGGTGCCGCCGACCTCCTCCAGGCCCACCCCCGCCTCGCGGCCGTCACCGCCCGCATCCTCGTGCACCCCGCCCCCACGCAAGCACCCCCCGCCCCCGCGGAAGAACCCCCCGCGGGGGCGCCCTTCACACCCGCGGAACAACCCCCCGCGGAACAACCCCCCGCGGAACAACCCCCCGCGGAACAACCCCCTGCGGAAGTACCCTCCGCAGAGCCCTTCGAGGACCCCATCGTCAGCGAGCTGCGCCACTCACCCCTCCCACGCCCCCCATGGCTGTCCACCCCCGCCCTCGGCTCCTTCCTCGCCGCCGCCACCGTCGTGCGCACCGACGCCTTCCGCACCGCCGGCGGCTTCTCCCCGCGCCTGTGGCTCGGCGGCGAGGAAGAACTCCTGGCCGCCGACCTCGCCGCCCACGGCTGGTGGCTCACCTACGCCGACCACCTCACCGCCCACCACCGCCCCTCGCCCCACCGCGACACCCGCCTGCGCCGCCGCCACGGCATCCGCAACACCCTGTGGTCCACCTGGCTGCGCCGCTCCGCCCCCGCCGCCCTGCGCCGCACCGCCCACCTCGCCCGCACCGTCCCCCGCGACGCCACCTCCGCCCGCGCCTTCGCCGAGGCCGCCGCGGGCATCGGCTGGATCCTGCGCGAACGCCGCCCCGTGCCCCGCGCGGTCGAGGACCGGCTACGCCTGCTCGACACCCCCCAGAAGACCTCCACCGCCCGCCGCTATGTCGGCTGA
- a CDS encoding polysaccharide pyruvyl transferase family protein, translated as MPADTPSAAVDHRARRVLLTGWFSFLHGEVTAGDLLAAQAVQQTLHQAGIAHDTAFSPRFAPRALHLDAADPARYTHLVFACGPLHSRPAPDGTSPLLDLHARFARCHRIAVGVSVPDPTDPAATLFDDLLHRDLAGRAPATDLSLHAPAPARPPLLGVILTHGQHEYGPLRRHTAVTRALTDWLPTTRAARLPLDTRLDTRDWRLPATPDELHTLLARLDAVITTRLHGMVLALRAGVPALAVDPVAGGAKVTAQAAALGWPAVLPCESVRPRHLDRMLRWCLSAQGRRHAAACAARPAEATVLDDLLRRLHQPPAHPARGSGEEGPRAPHRT; from the coding sequence GTGCCGGCTGACACCCCATCAGCAGCGGTGGACCACCGCGCCCGGCGCGTCCTGCTCACCGGCTGGTTCAGCTTCCTGCACGGCGAAGTCACCGCCGGTGACCTGCTCGCCGCCCAGGCCGTCCAGCAGACCCTGCACCAGGCCGGCATCGCCCACGACACCGCCTTCTCCCCGCGCTTCGCCCCCCGCGCCCTCCACCTCGACGCCGCCGACCCCGCCCGCTACACCCATCTGGTCTTCGCCTGCGGCCCCCTGCACTCGCGCCCCGCCCCCGACGGCACCAGCCCCCTGCTCGACCTGCACGCCCGCTTCGCCCGCTGCCACCGCATCGCCGTCGGCGTCTCCGTACCCGACCCCACCGACCCGGCCGCGACCCTCTTCGACGACCTGCTGCACCGCGACCTGGCCGGCCGCGCCCCCGCCACCGACCTCAGCCTCCACGCCCCCGCCCCGGCCCGCCCCCCGCTGCTGGGCGTCATCCTCACCCACGGCCAGCACGAATACGGGCCGCTGCGCCGGCACACCGCCGTCACCCGCGCCCTGACCGACTGGCTCCCCACCACCCGGGCGGCCCGGCTGCCCCTGGACACCCGCCTGGACACCCGCGACTGGCGCCTGCCGGCGACCCCCGACGAACTGCACACCCTCCTGGCCCGCCTCGACGCCGTCATCACCACCCGCCTGCACGGCATGGTCCTCGCCCTGCGCGCCGGCGTCCCCGCCCTGGCCGTCGACCCCGTCGCCGGCGGCGCGAAAGTCACCGCCCAGGCCGCTGCCCTGGGCTGGCCGGCCGTCCTGCCCTGCGAGAGCGTCCGCCCCCGCCACCTGGACCGGATGCTGCGCTGGTGCCTGTCGGCCCAGGGCCGCCGGCACGCCGCCGCCTGCGCGGCCCGCCCCGCCGAGGCCACCGTCCTCGACGACCTCCTGCGCCGCCTGCACCAGCCCCCCGCCCACCCCGCCCGGGGGAGCGGGGAAGAAGGCCCCCGAGCCCCCCACCGGACCTGA